aattttagagcGTGTAAATAAATGATACATACCAGTTCATTTTGCCTCCCCACTGCTcaagaaataaggaaacaaaCAAATAATTATATTAGGCAATgaaatgattaatgaaaattaattgtaggatttaattttttgaaatgtattaattaattaaaacaaattaCATGATTCAGAATGCTTCAAGGGAGGCTAGCAATATAATACTCCATCAAGAGTTGAATATGTGCTCAACTGTAATTCAAAAAAGATTAATCCAAATACATTATAAGAAGATCAATTAATATTGATGAAATAAAATTGCTAAGAACTACAGCTGACAAACTATTTAATTCAAACATAAACGGTACATGTTGTATTTAATTACaaaataatactaaaataaaaagGTAAGCCTGATTGATTCAACTATTTTCCTTGCCCCCGACCTCTCACTTGGTTTCGTTCTTCTTCTGTACCATCGCTTGAATGAAGACACCCGATCGGCCAGCCTTTCCCAAATGCCCCCCACTGGCCCTTCTTCTTTACGGGTCTGGATTTTTCGCGTCATTTCAGTCGTCGCAGCTAGAAAAcggaattagaaaaaaaaagtcaaaagaaataaaagagattAAATAAAGGGAAATTTATCTTTAACTTATATGCACAAGCATTGCTTATAGGTTTGAGTTGTGATATCAGGCTTGCATCAGGGTAGGCGACCTACATTAGTAGTAGTTGCGGAAAGGAGTTTATCCGAACTTCCTTTcccaaaaaaaatcatattgtgTGGGTCAAAATATTTCCTTTACCTGCATATTGTAGATGATGAACTACGTTAATGAAAATTATATATCTACCACTCTACATTACACCTCATGAAGTACAACCCTTCCTTAGACTCTGCGTAAATGTGCATCGGGATACCCTTATTCCCTTTCTATTGTTTGTACTCTTTACCACAATAGTAACAACTAAAATTGAACCAACTTAACAAGTGTATGTTTATCACACATGATTGTTCTATCAAGAATATAAACAAGAGTTTGTTCTATAGTCTATACACAAAAGGAACATTAAGCAATTAAACCCAACCAACACAAATAAACAAAATATGAACAGAATTTAGTAGCCAAAGCATGCCAAGAACTTTTTGGGCAAATTGCCGGTAGCACGAAATTTAGCAGCAGTTTCCTCAACCTTGAGAACATCTTCGCCTTGTTTCGCCTTAATCATAGCCCTCTTTTCTTCTGCTTCTCTGTGAATTTCAGCCATCTTGTTCTTCATCTTCTCCGCGTATTCTGCCTTTTTCTTCTCTAATTCTTCCTGCTCGGATCAAAGGTATGTACGTGAAGacgtatacatatatattgagtGTGTGTTAAGGGTTGATTGATGATGTAGTCGAAACTTGAATGATGGATTTAGAGTGAAAAGAACTCTCAGTCTATTTTATGGAATTGACTAGCAAGATGTacgaaaaaggaaaaaggaggTCCTAAGGGGTGGTTAGAGCCTTAAGAGGCAGGGGAAGCAGCATGATTGTCACTAAGATATTCATAGTATAACGAAGTAAGCATATGAAGAAACCAACGAGATTCAACAtgtactatatatacataaaatatttttgacataaCAGTGCAATTTTCCAACACGGGGTTCCTATACCCCCCTTGTGCTCCCTAGCTCCGCCCATGTATAGGTTCACTGGACTATGCTTATACATTCACTTTCATGTTTCTAAATATGAACACCAGTCTAGGAAATCATAAAAATGAGATCTTGAAACACATACAAATCCAAATAGTAACAGATTAGGACATAAGCCTAGAAATATAGTTCTGGTTAAGGAGCTGTAAATCATGAGGCTAAAACAGATCAATCAAGAAACATGTCATCCATATGACCATATGAATATTCTGTTCAAATGTGTGAAATTGGCCAAGTCGATGAAGTATAGTTcatgaatatgtaaagcacGACAAATAGGGAGATAAAAAGAGTATTTAGAGTGAATGACAGAAAGCTCTTTGGCCTTATTAAATCTTGGAACGTCTCTCTCTACGTTTACATTTTGAGGTACGGAGGATAGCAGAGGGCTCAGGAGTTGATATCTTAAATGTTTACTCAACTAATAGTTATTATCTCAGAAAGTCACGTTCCTTGTTGAATGATATCCTTATGCAAAACTTTAAGTGAGCTACATAGTAATGTACTAATATTGTTCATGATAGCTTTGACACATTCTAGGTTGAAAAACATCATCAGTTATACTGTTAGGACCCTGCGTCCAGATTTTCACAACAGAGAGATATGATAGCTCCTGTCTGATTACTTGTGATCTAACATATAGACGCGAAGCCTATCATCAATCTGATATTACAAGAAATTGACATCATCAGATGCTGGATCAAGAAAGAATGCCAATGTATTAGTTTTCAAATAAGGCACGACTGCAGGGGTGGATCTAGAAGGGCAGAAAGGGGTTTATCCGAACACCTTTTGCTTGAAAGTTACACTACAGAAGTGAATATACAAGGTCGATtttttataatgtatatataagagatgttgaacccccttgatcaaAATCCTACGAGGCGTTGGATTACAGGTAAAAGTGACAGCAGCCAAATTATAGTACCGTGTACTTCTTAGTAGTAAGTAACAATGTTTTCACCTGAATTTGTCTCAGTTCAGCTTCTATAGTTGCCTTTTTTGTGTTCTCCCAAGATCCAACTGCTGACAACTTTTTAAGTGCCCTGATATTTGTTCATCACATGTTGAATATATAATCAACAAAACACAGGAAACAATCTTATCCGCAGAATtaatatcaacatataaataGCTTCGTGGAATTGAAAATAAGCATATGTAAGAGTTCAATGTTGCTCGTTTCAAAAATACTGCCGAGCTGTGTCGAATTCTCCAAAAACTACATATTTTTTAAGGGGTCCGACAATGAACTTCTTACTGGGGCAGTACTATAATAGGCATTTGCGAGTGTTTGGATGCACGTCGGAGGATCCGACCAACAATGAGGTCTCATTCATTTCACTTTATGTTCACCTAATACATTGCTATTGATTGCTAAAATgaaaactataaaataaaacaagaaggaatagaaattaaaatcatacttgTTTTCAGCCTTTGTTTTTTCATTATCTTCCCATGCCTTGATCAAAGCCAATCTTTTCTGTAATTCAACCTTTGCAAGGGCAGTATCTATAaaacaaaaatacccttaaaaactcaacatatatatcttcaggaataaaatagggaaaataTGCACTTTGGGACCCGCTAATCAAGATTTGCTCAGAGTAAGGCCCATTAAAAAGGGAAAATGCTcgatgacatgattattttcaattttagtgTTCGTATTCGTTAAGAATAGAAGAATTCTATACATCTTGTTGCGGAGTTATATTTCCTTACTTATTTTGCAATCTAAGAAAATGTTGGGCCCCCTATACACATTTTTCCCCTTCTATTTGATAGTACCTTCCAAAAgttcaacttcaccaaccttactctttttttaaaaaaaacttctgAATATTCCTCAAAATTGAAAATGATCCTCAAAATAACTTATCCTAAGGGaaacaaaatacataataataataataataataatataaataaatcatctGTCATATTTACCTCTGTCCTTGGAACCACCAATGCTTTTCTGAATTCCAGAATCTGTTTCCTCTGTTAAAAAAAAAGCCAATATTTTAACCAATCAAAAATCCTCAAATTAAAATAGCAAAAATAACACTCAAACTACAATTTACTGTGACAAtccaagaaacaaaaaaaaagagaaatcttTTTTGTTTCTGACGGACTCTCGACTCAAATTAAGATGTAAAAAGAAAGTAATAGCAATAACCAGaaacaacaagaagaagaagatagcaCAAATAATCAAGGCTAAAGAAACAacaaacaataattaaaatctaaaaatacaaaaagaagaagaattggaACAAGTACATACTCTTTTGAACAGGGGAAGAGATTTTCTCTTTATCATGTATAGTTGGAACAAGGGAAAGTGCAttttcttcaactttctcttttGGTTCTTCATTTTTGTGCTCATAATTTTGTGGAGAAACAGGAGGGCTTGATTCTTCTTCTCCCATGATTATAATCtatatgataaatattattttttccctTTCCTACCTATTAACTAGGTGAATCTTCAAGAAATTCAAAGAGAAATGAAGGACATAAAAATTGAGTAGGTAAAAGTAGAAATAAAGGGAAGTTGGAAGCTGCCAAAAAAAGTCATATTGATGTTAATGGCTGGCACAATGAATTAAACAGATTGATTTATAAGTTagttataagctgttttcagcttgTTTAAGTGTTTGACTGgtcaatttaaaattattttttgcttaaaataagctttaataaataattgagtttgtttgtTTGGATTTATTTTAAGCAATTTATTaattgaaaacagcttataaatcaaaaaaataagttgggctgcacctacttatttttttaacttatacataatttttcaacttataagttacttaaaataaattcatccaaacacacactttattttttttaaaaacaaatgtttattttttaaaagcttCTTTTTTATTATCATATATAGTATAACATGTCATTTTAGGATGttaattttgaatattataGAAAGTtacttgtatctattttttAGGTAACGTagacttagagcccgtttggatgggctttaaattggtcaaaatcaatttaaagtttttttttaacttttgctaactttaagccataaagttcttaaagtcagtcaaaaatgaaaagttaagattcctaacttttttttaagtgcttaaagtcattttctttaaccatggaaattacttttatatcccttatattttaactaaattcccaaactactctttttattcttttaaccctaatattcacataattttcctaatttaagcacttttatccaaacactcaactgtttatttataaaaataactttcagcacttcaaagttctaaaaacacttcatacataaaagttacttttttaagcccatccaaacgggctcttagaactcttttaaaagttattttttaaaaagatttactCTATATATTTTTCTGTTTCATTCTACTTGGCTCAAATTTATTATGATTAAATAAATCTTATTAATGaagagaataaaaaaaaatctcttaatttgttaaaatagataaataaataaaaaaaattaatattaaaatgaaaCAGAGGGAGTAACACTGTAATGacattttaagttattttttaaattaaattatgaattatAATGTTCATTATAATGTTTATCTTAAACTACCTAATAAGTGTGCGCTTCgattgtataaatattttttacacaATTAACAAAACtccatttaaatttttttcctttaacgATAACAGGTCATAATTAGGTTTTATGTGTGTGCGTGTGTGTAAAATAGAACAGTTTGGGAATGTATCCACCTTAATTTGACTGTTACAAAAATTCATAATTGTTCctcattaatttattttacacAGTTGTAAAATGCATTCGTAATTTATTATCATAATTATAAAttgatttaatataaatatccgATATAGAATACtaactgttgacacccaattttgacccttcaCAAACgaaattaattttcatatagtaattttttcttataaatctaaccatttttttttcactccacccttaaccaaatttcaagtcattttttttaaactcaaaatttgggctcaaattcatcccaatcCAATATTGTCATCCACTCTCTACAagtccaataacaacaacaacctacattACTACAACATTCTAACACCTATTCACCTAAAGCACAATTCTTATAATAGTTTTGGCCCAACACCAacttactacaatacatattatacttatacaataCTAACCCCACCCCTttctactttttccttttccacctCTCAATCCCACCTAAACCACCTTTTCTTAAAAtcccaaacatcatcattctcctatcttcatcttttttcttttccttttttcttttttctttttcacccCACCAAACCCATCATTATTCAAAACTTCATTATTATTCTCACCAACCTCATTCTTTTAAAAAgacatcttcatcttcttcataaaaaaaaaatgaacaagAAAGGGAGAGACACCATTTTTTTTTACCaagaacacacacacaaaaaaaaaataatcaagaacacacacacacaaaaaaaaaggtagagaaaggaagaagaacaaaaggGAGAATTAATCTACAATCATCAATATTCATCAAcatacaagaagaaaaaaaaaaggaagcaagaacataatactacaaaaaaagaaaatcataaaaaaaaaaagtttagtctcggatttttcattttttttttgttctttctcTCATTTCTTGATAGGTTAAAGGAGTTCATCGCCCTCAAATTCGTCGTCTCAATCGCTGCTCGAAAATAGGTAAGAATCTTTTCtcgattttatttacttaattaataattatttcatgtcttctatgtagttgatttgtaattattttttagttagcatgtgttagaatcaattagattaatgataaaaaaaaatgaaaaaattttGTCTTGCTTAAAGTGTAGAGacatcttataaaaaaaaaaatctcaatttcgttcatgacttttttttagtagttttgtttgaccatatagattctcatatttttaatttcttctttatcatgatttaaataataaatatatacttaagTTATCATTgagttaaaattttcattttttcatggcttaattgatgtaaatcttgctttaaaatttgagttagtttaCTATATAGGttaatttcatgttctttagttatttgaatatatatattttctacatgtatgcatgttgttagtcactatattgatgtaaatcttgctttaaaatttgagttagtttaATGTATAGGTTGATTTcatgttctttagttatttgaatatatttctctctctctctctctctctctctctctctatatatatatatatatatatatatatatatatatatatatatatatatatatatatatatatatatatatatatatatatatattattattattattttttacatgtatgcatgttgttagtcactatgTTACTTTATATGCATTTCTAGTTGCATTCTCCAAATTGACATAGAAAGATAATCTTCAATTTATTGtcttaaaatattatgttatatttgtttgttcaatTTAAAATGAGTAGTAGCTTATAtgatttattttggtgcatgtgacaCCAtccgagtccatctttggactaaATCCTCgcatatcattgagttttgagtcaacTTCACCCTTGTTCGAATTTTGAAAGCTGATACGCAGATGTAAAGGAGGTTTACTATAGGTTCCGGAGGAAGAAAATAGGATGATATACAATCTATATACAGGAGATACAGAAAAAGGGTGActgtatatattgatatatatttatatataatcatgatatacagAAACGAAATGGGCCAAAGGCCCAAAATACAGGTGGCCCAATATCTTAGTCCAggtgtacagaaactaagtattGGGCCggatttttgttttgtttatattgttattctatttatttgggttgtaataatttaatttatttatggttGTGTATACTTGCTTAGATGTTAATTTTTAGTTTGGGTTGACTTAATCGAACTCCCCTTaaaagagaaaccatttttgtgttaatttgctctaaaaatgactttgttcaagtatttttcttttagttagacattaaaaaaaaatagaattttctttcaaattatcttaaagtttttttttataagttgatgttctttcaaatcaattgagtttaaagtgtctttctctaaaaaaaaaataaaaaaaaaatattctaaatagctcaaatgatttttcttatgtaatcaaagtcttaatcatctttaattttgCTAAAATACATTAGATCTACCACttctctttaaatatatttaaaatccatttactcagtcatttaatagaatatattttcttaataaattatctaaaatatctcaagttgatttactattcaaataaatatatttatctttactatttacgagtaattttttttagttagtcaaatacttttcaaatcgtcggataaccgcacgttagcggccattttgagtgctaacaccttctcaaagtggaaataagaacctcgtacccttttctctaaatttttaagacttaaatctgttagagtcttttaaattaagttttcttaatttctttaaaaaattaagtggcgactctttttttactaaaattgtttttttcttataaagatgaaattaattttacactttgtccatttttcgacataacactAACGAAACGTAAATTCAGCTTCTTTTTTAATGTGCAACTGTTAAAATAATCAAGGAATTGTTGTGGTATGTTGAACAACTAAACTCTTGTAGCTTAACTATATgaatttttaacttataagtaaTTATACAGCGCAAATTTGTACACGGTATTCATTTCACAAGTCATCAACATTTTACGTCACactaataaacaaataaataaaaagcatATATTAGCTGGTATTTTATTCTATCCATCAACTAGAATTTCCAGGTCTTCCAAATTCAATTGAAATAAGTAAAAGAATGATTAATTAGTACTAATGTTGATGATTATCTGTCTTCATATTGCCAATTAAAATGCATCATGTGTCTATAGTTAAGCTGATTCATGACAGatatatcatatataaaatcttgttctatttttttttttggctcaaAACTCCATTTATCATGTGCAAAAAGTTACAATTTGAGTTTGGCATATCAAACTTTATACATAATCATTGAGGGGAGTTTACTAAACAAAACTTAGTCAAAAATTTTACTATAAACAAAACGTATGTGATAAAATAGGAGCTGTgacttaattaattagttagttagttagtaTTTGGTGGTTGTAAATGGTAGTTAGTTGTTAGCAATTAATTTTGGGAAAATTGTAAAATATCTTGCATAGTAAAAACATGTGTATATAATAGGAACAATACTCAAAAGATGTGGACTACAgaaatagaaaatatattcaATACATTTTCTAGAAGGCTCTTTGAGCTCTCCGTCTTCTTCCTTCATCCTCTGTCTTCTGAACTCCACTTTCTTCCATCTTTGAGCTCTTCGTCTACCTTCATCTACTGATGAACTCCACTttcttcatggtatcagagccgtCGGCCATAGATATGGTCTAGATCGAACTGGTTGGAGCTTGAAGCTGTTGGAATAGGTAAGAGAAACAATGGCAGAGGTTTTGGACAATGAGCTACCAGAGAAGCTCAGTCATAATCACCAACTATATCTGAGTGCTTCGGATACTTCCGGAGTGATGTTAATCTCTATTCAGTTAACCGGATCTAAAAACTATTCGGTTTGGAGTCGTTCAATGCGAATCGCCATACTTGGACGCAACAAATTGGGATTCATCAATGGAACATGTAAGAAGTCTAATTTTGGTACGAACTTAACAGATCTGTGGGAACGATGCAACGCTATAGTGTTGTCATGGATAATGAACTGTGTATCGAAGGAGTTACTAAGTGGAATCGTATATTCTTCTAATGCAAGCTCTGTGTGGAACGATCTGAAGGAGCGCTTTGATAAGGTCGATGGATCGAGAATCTTCCAGCTGCACAGAGAAATTGCAACCACAACTCAAGGCACGAGTAACATTTCTGAGTATTTTACTAAGCTGCATTTGCTGTGGGCTGAGTTTGACAGCTTAGCCCCCTTTCCTGGATGTGATTGCGAGAAATCGCGTGATTTTGAGGAGTTTATGAAGAGACAAAAGTTGCTGCAATTTTTAATGGGACTGAATGAATCATATGAACAATCTCGAGGTCAGATTTTGATGTTAGTCCCACTTCCATCCATCAATCAAGCTTATTATATGATGATTGAGCGAGAAAGTCAAAGAGTTATGGTCAATGTGACTGGGCCATCCATAAATGGAGAAATCACAGCTCTTATGACAAATCGAGGAGGAAACTTTAATCGAttcaagaaaaatatggatGTACAGTGTGATTACTGCAAGTTGAAAGGTCATCTAAAAGTGGATTGCTACAAATTGCATGGTTATCCTCCAGATTACAAATTTAGAAGAAAACCAAATGGTCCCAATTCCACTCACACACGTGATGGAGATATTAGAAACAATGGCTACCAAGTGATGAGAGATGAAACTAGAGGAAGAGTATACAATGTGAAGGAAGAAGCTCCCAAATTGCCTGGGGGAATCCGAGAGAAAATGCCTGATAATGAGGCTTACAGAAGAATAGTCGTACCTCATGATTCTGAGGGTAACTACAATCAGTTAATGAAGCTGTTGGAGGATCCTTATCGATA
The genomic region above belongs to Solanum dulcamara chromosome 5, daSolDulc1.2, whole genome shotgun sequence and contains:
- the LOC129888576 gene encoding remorin-like, coding for MGEEESSPPVSPQNYEHKNEEPKEKVEENALSLVPTIHDKEKISSPVQKKETDSGIQKSIGGSKDRDTALAKVELQKRLALIKAWEDNEKTKAENKALKKLSAVGSWENTKKATIEAELRQIQEELEKKKAEYAEKMKNKMAEIHREAEEKRAMIKAKQGEDVLKVEETAAKFRATGNLPKKFLACFGY